One window from the genome of Bifidobacteriaceae bacterium encodes:
- a CDS encoding terpene cyclase/mutase family protein encodes MSALKRCAAGFAAVLILAVSGGLAAPALAEPDPPAVEGAACQAGQGVTVVVDFSPVRDEVDIRCAPDAAGSIREAFAAAGFDLGASGAFISEIDGVDAAQLGEQGWWGLFTSTVGGTPGGGAAADWQTAWVGADAGPVWADEAYFFRLFDSWSCDDPVACSPRVPLAEVLGRQGTGSAPPPAPVTPATGSAAAAAGWLGRQLAASGDVLIGNGVTDWGLTVDALLALAATGVGADQAAATAAKLGASGEDYIGAPGEIGAKWAAVAKLALALQVAGLDPAGFQAGGAARNLVADLRGALNGDGSFGTGDNAFSHPIALIVLARTDGGAPPAAVNWLAAQQCADAANPAFGSFGWAPDCSSPDPDATAMAIQGLIAGGLAPGSQPVADAAAWLAGLQESDGGFPSPWSGANANTTGLGASALALAGGHDSAVQAAAGYAGGLQVTCGTLATAAAALTEAQVGAIAMDQAGLEEAVEFGIDQVNGDQFRRATAQAVFAFGTPPLAALTLDGAAAALPAASCAEPSASPSQSAGASTTGAPSPSTSPTGTLPVTGPLATSGLPLAAIATILAGAALVAHRRRANTRMAN; translated from the coding sequence CGAGCCCGACCCGCCCGCCGTCGAGGGCGCCGCCTGCCAGGCGGGCCAGGGCGTCACCGTGGTGGTGGACTTCTCCCCGGTCCGCGACGAGGTCGACATTCGTTGCGCGCCCGATGCCGCCGGGTCCATCCGCGAAGCCTTCGCCGCCGCCGGTTTCGACTTAGGCGCGTCCGGCGCCTTCATCAGCGAAATCGACGGAGTCGATGCCGCCCAGCTGGGCGAACAGGGTTGGTGGGGGTTGTTCACCTCGACGGTCGGCGGGACTCCCGGCGGCGGGGCGGCCGCCGACTGGCAGACGGCCTGGGTCGGAGCCGACGCCGGCCCCGTCTGGGCCGACGAGGCTTATTTCTTCCGCCTGTTCGACTCCTGGTCCTGCGACGACCCGGTGGCGTGCTCGCCGCGGGTGCCGTTGGCGGAGGTCTTGGGACGGCAGGGCACCGGCTCCGCGCCGCCGCCGGCCCCGGTGACGCCCGCTACCGGCAGCGCCGCCGCCGCGGCGGGTTGGCTCGGCCGGCAGTTGGCCGCCTCCGGCGACGTGCTGATCGGCAACGGCGTCACCGATTGGGGCCTGACCGTCGACGCGCTGCTGGCGCTGGCCGCCACCGGGGTGGGCGCCGATCAGGCGGCCGCCACCGCCGCGAAGCTGGGCGCCTCCGGCGAGGACTACATTGGCGCGCCCGGCGAAATCGGCGCGAAATGGGCAGCAGTCGCCAAGCTGGCGCTGGCCCTGCAGGTGGCGGGGCTCGACCCGGCCGGATTCCAGGCCGGCGGCGCCGCCCGCAACCTGGTCGCCGACCTGCGCGGGGCGCTGAACGGCGACGGCTCGTTCGGGACCGGCGACAACGCCTTCAGCCATCCGATCGCCCTGATTGTCTTGGCCCGCACGGACGGCGGCGCGCCGCCGGCAGCCGTGAATTGGCTGGCCGCCCAGCAATGCGCCGACGCGGCCAACCCGGCCTTCGGCTCCTTCGGCTGGGCGCCCGATTGCAGTTCGCCGGACCCGGATGCCACCGCGATGGCCATCCAGGGTCTGATCGCCGGCGGCCTGGCGCCCGGCAGCCAGCCTGTTGCGGACGCCGCCGCCTGGCTGGCGGGCCTCCAAGAGTCCGATGGCGGGTTCCCGTCTCCCTGGAGCGGCGCCAACGCCAACACCACCGGGCTGGGCGCCTCCGCTTTAGCGCTGGCGGGCGGCCACGACTCGGCCGTCCAGGCGGCGGCCGGCTACGCCGGCGGCCTCCAGGTCACCTGCGGCACCCTGGCCACGGCGGCGGCCGCGCTGACCGAAGCCCAAGTCGGAGCCATAGCCATGGACCAGGCCGGTTTGGAGGAGGCCGTCGAATTCGGGATCGACCAAGTCAACGGGGATCAGTTCCGGCGGGCCACCGCCCAAGCCGTCTTCGCGTTCGGCACGCCGCCATTGGCCGCTCTAACCCTGGACGGCGCGGCCGCCGCATTGCCGGCCGCGTCCTGCGCCGAACCCTCCGCGTCCCCAAGCCAGTCGGCCGGCGCTTCAACCACCGGCGCCCCATCGCCTTCCACCAGCCCCACCGGGACCCTGCCGGTCACCGGGCCGCTCGCCACGAGCGGCCTGCCGCTGGCCGCCATCGCAACCATCCTGGCCGGCGCGGCGCTGGTGGCCCACCGTCGCCGTGCGAACACCCGCATGGCCAACTGA
- a CDS encoding DUF3039 domain-containing protein, with amino-acid sequence MLERQETQLDPGGHERFAHYVREDKIVASAVSGKPVVALCGKVWVPGRDPSKYPICPACKAIYESRFGGGSDSD; translated from the coding sequence TTGCTTGAGCGCCAGGAAACGCAGCTTGACCCCGGCGGCCACGAGCGGTTCGCGCACTACGTCCGCGAGGACAAGATCGTCGCGTCCGCCGTCTCCGGCAAACCGGTCGTGGCCCTGTGCGGCAAGGTTTGGGTGCCCGGCCGCGACCCCTCCAAGTATCCGATCTGCCCCGCCTGCAAAGCGATCTACGAATCGCGGTTCGGGGGAGGCTCCGACTCCGACTGA